The following coding sequences are from one Deltaproteobacteria bacterium HGW-Deltaproteobacteria-18 window:
- a CDS encoding response regulator has translation MKSMHVHPIAILLVEDNEGDARLAMEAMRESKIRNTLHHVRDGEEAMAFLRREGKFADAPRPDLVLLDLNLPRKDGREVLAEIKADDALKRVPVVILTVSSDEEDIFKAYGLHANCFITKPLDFQQFVKVVKSIEDFWLSIVKLPDGIKPR, from the coding sequence ATGAAAAGCATGCACGTTCACCCGATCGCCATCCTGCTCGTCGAAGACAACGAGGGAGACGCCCGACTGGCCATGGAAGCCATGCGGGAAAGCAAGATCCGCAACACCCTGCACCACGTCAGGGACGGCGAGGAGGCCATGGCCTTCCTGCGCCGGGAGGGGAAATTCGCGGACGCGCCCCGGCCGGACCTTGTACTCCTGGACCTCAACCTTCCCAGGAAGGACGGACGCGAAGTCCTTGCGGAGATCAAAGCGGACGACGCCCTCAAACGCGTTCCGGTGGTCATCCTGACTGTCAGCAGCGACGAGGAGGACATTTTCAAGGCCTACGGCCTCCACGCCAACTGCTTCATCACCAAGCCCCTGGACTTTCAGCAGTTCGTCAAGGTGGTTAAATCCATCGAGGACTTCTGGCTGAGCATCGTCAAACTGCCCGACGGAATCAAACCCCGATAG